A single region of the Garra rufa chromosome 20, GarRuf1.0, whole genome shotgun sequence genome encodes:
- the LOC141294327 gene encoding uncharacterized protein has protein sequence MELFVFILFQLLIEVQSDEPPTVKVSPDAIRKSSSVKISCETPEGPPVNQCYFYPNREEKKIKTSWSCKLDLTGAEVFRWAAVKSPELIHIYCFYTILGTDKPSPHSPPATVTVGLPQAKLRASTSVILETERVELSCDNTEDLKMEMCVFIINERKRNSKQRSSCQLSLTGSQISIWSGDQSSSVTITCFYSVMKRQSHHSDPVTVQISTSTTTKQTTTIAIKTTLAAMSTSEITTYNKTSLHSKTSLSTSMTTETMVYNSTLTLPGDSTMSEHKDVLTAASTEISTQKASRIDICE, from the exons ATGGAGTTGTTCGTTTTCATACTTTTTCAGCTCCTAATAGAGGTTCAGTCTGACG AACCTCCTACTGTAAAAGTATCTCCAGATGCCATAAGAAAGTCCAGCTCAGTGAAGATCAGCTGTGAGACACCAGAAGGTCCTCCTGTGAATCAGTGTTATTTCTACCCAAACagagaagagaaaaaaataaaaaccagtTGGAGTTGTAAGCTTGACCTCACTGGTGCTGAAGTGTTTAGATGGGCAGCTGTAAAATCACCTGAATTAATTCACATTTACTGTTTCTACACAATTCTGGGAACTGATAAACCATCACCTCATTCTCCTCCTGCCACAGTGACTGTAG gtCTTCCTCAGGCTAAGTTGAGAGCATCTACTTCAGTTATTCTGGAAACAGAGAGAGTTGAGCTGAGCTGTGACAATACTGAAGATCTGAAGATGGAGATGTGTGTTTTTATCATAAATGAAAGAAAACGTAACTCAAAACAGAGGTCATCATGTCAGCTCTCACTCACTGGATCTCAGATCAGTATTTGGTCTGGAGATCAGAGCTCATCTGTGACAATAACCTGCTTCTACAGTGTGATGAAGAGACAATCTCATCACTCTGATCCAGTGACAGTCCAGA TTTCAACATCAACCACCACTAAACAAACTACAACAATAGCCATAAAAACCA CTTTAGCTGCAATGTCCACTTCTGAAATCACAACATACAACAAAACTA gccTACATTCCAAGACAAGCCTGTCAACAAGCATGACAACTGAAACCATGG TTTACAATTCAACCCTCACTCTTCCTGGTGACAGTACAATGTCAGAACATA AAGATGTTCTCACTGCAGCTTCAACAGAAATATCCACCCAGAAAGCTTCACGAATCGACATATGTGAGTAG